One Phocaeicola dorei genomic region harbors:
- a CDS encoding zincin-like metallopeptidase domain-containing protein: MKEKSEFEKRTAEKQVSLLTEALTSAVDAKGHWLNASGKLYPKLYPKGFSVSPFNALVLALDSDAKGCKSNLFTQFSEAKARGESVREHEKGVPFLYYNWNKYVNRNNPDDVITKEAYAELSEQDKQQYKGVKNREIRVLFNIDQTLLPMANETAYTTALKKDGTVEDRGYGDKEDKQLHGCVNGFLQKMKDNLVNVRQDGTGVAHYDTEKDVIYLPRQRDFEHYNDYVQEMMRQLVSATGHQQRLAREGMVMKNGKAPSEDAVKKERLITEIASGVKMLELGLPARLSKDSLSMVDYWTRELKEDPCLIDAIESEVNGALKVLKKAELGEKVEYATDQHQRETAQIQVQLPNHYFVADEIKQHPNEEQRTVVIVRDDASKTADVVLPQGASLEVNNEIKGMNKQRFTNALQKEGYDNVRFYNPDGALGFRPDDSYFADKKITVSRLRNWSIEDLSSLDASEAVTHSRDIGFDNVQLVKDDKERWALYIKPEGKEGFAVYPDKGDLNHFFTTLKQSMDNIERVREELAQKYYAMAEAKPDLKVDIFGGNEQEVDLNRIQRVAVFRAKSGECLCAATIDGKKLQPRSVSPSQWQRLWVAPDRDSYKQNLAASLFADVLQKDNNVEQSTQEKQEEATEVKQAETAIVDKHDEQKEVVLKEDKSSEQREEKKQEEKKEEKKDEKAVKAAVSPLVQQYLDLKKKHPDAILLFRCGDFYETYKDDAVKASKILGITLTKSNGRKDDEGKPLAMAGFPYHALDTYLPKLIRAGERVAICDQLEMPKQTTSSKRGITEMVSPGKETGKQMAQESQETEQHTSLRR, from the coding sequence ATGAAAGAGAAATCAGAATTTGAGAAGCGGACGGCGGAGAAGCAGGTGTCGCTGCTCACTGAGGCACTGACGAGTGCGGTGGATGCCAAGGGACATTGGTTGAATGCAAGCGGCAAACTCTATCCGAAGCTCTATCCCAAGGGCTTTTCGGTCAGTCCGTTCAATGCCCTTGTCCTTGCCCTTGACTCCGATGCCAAGGGTTGCAAGAGCAATCTGTTTACGCAGTTCTCCGAAGCGAAGGCACGGGGTGAGAGCGTGAGGGAGCATGAGAAAGGTGTGCCGTTCCTGTATTACAATTGGAATAAGTACGTCAACCGCAACAATCCCGACGATGTCATCACCAAGGAGGCATACGCAGAACTGTCGGAACAGGACAAACAGCAGTACAAGGGAGTGAAAAACCGTGAGATCCGTGTGCTGTTCAATATCGACCAGACGCTACTGCCTATGGCTAACGAAACAGCCTACACTACGGCATTGAAGAAGGATGGCACGGTGGAGGATAGAGGTTATGGCGACAAGGAGGACAAGCAGCTGCATGGGTGCGTCAACGGATTCCTTCAGAAGATGAAGGACAACCTCGTGAATGTACGTCAGGACGGCACGGGTGTGGCGCACTACGACACCGAGAAGGATGTCATCTACCTGCCACGGCAGCGTGACTTCGAGCACTACAATGACTATGTACAGGAGATGATGCGTCAGTTGGTGTCTGCCACCGGTCATCAGCAGCGGTTGGCACGTGAGGGCATGGTCATGAAGAACGGCAAAGCCCCGTCGGAGGATGCCGTGAAGAAGGAACGACTCATCACTGAGATAGCTTCGGGCGTGAAGATGCTCGAACTGGGACTGCCTGCCCGTCTGTCAAAGGACAGCCTTAGCATGGTGGACTATTGGACGAGGGAACTGAAGGAAGACCCTTGTCTGATTGATGCCATCGAGAGTGAGGTGAACGGTGCGCTGAAGGTGTTGAAGAAAGCCGAACTGGGTGAAAAGGTGGAGTATGCCACCGACCAGCATCAGCGAGAGACGGCGCAGATACAGGTGCAGTTGCCCAACCACTACTTCGTAGCAGACGAAATCAAGCAGCATCCCAACGAGGAGCAGCGTACTGTGGTCATCGTGCGTGATGATGCCAGCAAGACCGCCGATGTGGTGCTGCCACAGGGTGCATCGTTGGAGGTGAACAACGAGATCAAGGGCATGAACAAGCAACGCTTCACCAATGCCTTGCAGAAAGAGGGTTATGACAACGTGCGTTTCTACAATCCCGACGGAGCCTTGGGCTTCCGTCCCGACGACAGTTATTTCGCCGACAAGAAAATCACGGTATCAAGACTGCGCAACTGGTCTATCGAAGACCTATCCTCGTTGGATGCTTCTGAGGCCGTAACCCACAGCCGTGACATCGGTTTCGACAATGTGCAGTTGGTAAAGGATGACAAGGAGCGGTGGGCATTGTACATCAAGCCCGAAGGTAAGGAGGGCTTTGCCGTCTATCCCGACAAAGGAGACCTCAATCATTTCTTCACCACCTTGAAGCAGTCGATGGACAACATCGAGCGTGTGCGTGAGGAACTGGCACAGAAGTATTATGCTATGGCAGAGGCGAAACCCGACCTGAAGGTGGACATCTTCGGAGGTAATGAGCAGGAGGTTGATTTGAACCGCATCCAGCGTGTGGCAGTATTCCGTGCCAAATCGGGCGAATGCCTGTGTGCAGCCACTATTGACGGCAAGAAGTTGCAGCCGAGAAGTGTCAGTCCGTCACAATGGCAACGATTGTGGGTGGCTCCTGACAGGGATTCCTACAAGCAGAACCTTGCCGCCTCGCTGTTTGCTGATGTATTGCAGAAAGACAACAATGTCGAGCAAAGTACACAAGAGAAGCAGGAAGAAGCGACGGAGGTGAAGCAAGCGGAGACGGCAATTGTCGATAAGCATGATGAACAGAAGGAAGTGGTACTTAAGGAAGATAAAAGCTCTGAACAAAGGGAAGAGAAGAAACAAGAGGAAAAGAAAGAAGAAAAGAAGGATGAAAAGGCTGTCAAGGCTGCTGTCTCTCCCCTTGTCCAACAATATCTTGACTTGAAGAAGAAGCATCCTGATGCCATTCTTTTGTTTCGCTGCGGTGACTTCTATGAGACCTACAAGGATGATGCGGTGAAGGCATCCAAAATATTGGGTATTACGCTGACAAAGAGCAATGGGCGCAAGGATGATGAAGGCAAGCCGTTGGCAATGGCAGGATTCCCATATCATGCCCTCGACACCTATCTGCCGAAGCTCATTCGTGCTGGTGAACGGGTGGCCATCTGTGACCAGTTGGAAATGCCGAAGCAGACAACATCATCGAAGCGTGGAATTACGGAGATGGTGTCACCTGGAAAAGAGACAGGAAAGCAGATGGCACAGGAAAGTCAAGAAACAGAACAACACACCAGTCTAAGGAGATAG
- a CDS encoding zincin-like metallopeptidase domain-containing protein, with amino-acid sequence MGKPYAKEGPSAEDKALDLFADMMIERIQSLSGKDGWKKPWFTEGALQWPKNLNGREYNGMNAMMLLLHCEKEGYKIPRFCTFDRIQQFNKTGKKDEEQKPRVSVLKGEHSFPVMLTTFTVVNKETKEHIKWEDYKLLSQEEREKYNVYPKLQTYHVFNVAQTNLKEVRPEFWEKLEQEYSMPKVEKDEQFAFEPVDRMIADNRWICPIKPMFGDSAYFSISKNEIVMPEKRQFKDGESFYSNLFHEMGHSTGAEGQLDRIKPATFGSAEYAREELVAELTAALTAQRYGMTKHLKGDSAAYLKSWLDSLKESPQFIKTTLLDVKKATSMLTQHIDKIAMEIDQEKKAEQENGQGKSYLSIDDGDHAVLAYNGSAVYIQHHEKEDSVKIAVPTSNGLEVKLSVPYDHGKDLDTNYQEAFAQYKSLTEPSQSKENVYYASIAYLQSTDDTSELDKLKEKGDYQGLLTLAKEYYDGNGMDEEQTYRKPCQNRGDDLLIEDKDFAVVYNGSVGGTYEVFLKHTEQEVRDHITRYGIGRASEDVKAVAREMTAEEFSELAQRKMPIFQMPNGGLLNLQYNKDKDSLDVGTVTNAGLSVKHTFPFSHNHSMDANISSAYEQLLDMEEYQKEEVQEEHVAKSAFRR; translated from the coding sequence ATGGGAAAGCCTTATGCTAAGGAAGGTCCGAGTGCCGAAGACAAGGCACTCGACCTGTTTGCCGATATGATGATTGAGCGTATTCAGTCGCTGTCGGGCAAAGACGGATGGAAAAAGCCCTGGTTTACTGAAGGTGCGTTGCAATGGCCGAAAAACCTGAACGGACGAGAATATAATGGCATGAACGCTATGATGTTGCTCCTGCATTGCGAGAAGGAGGGTTACAAGATTCCTCGCTTCTGTACCTTCGACCGCATACAGCAGTTTAACAAAACTGGCAAGAAAGACGAGGAACAGAAGCCCCGTGTGTCAGTACTGAAAGGTGAGCATTCTTTCCCCGTGATGCTCACCACGTTTACGGTGGTCAATAAGGAAACAAAGGAACACATCAAGTGGGAGGACTACAAACTGCTCTCTCAGGAAGAGCGCGAAAAGTACAATGTATATCCAAAGCTTCAGACTTACCATGTCTTCAATGTGGCGCAGACCAACCTGAAGGAGGTCAGACCAGAGTTTTGGGAGAAACTGGAACAGGAATACTCGATGCCCAAGGTAGAGAAGGACGAGCAGTTTGCCTTTGAACCCGTGGATAGGATGATAGCGGACAACCGTTGGATATGTCCCATCAAACCGATGTTCGGTGATTCCGCCTATTTCTCCATCAGCAAGAATGAGATTGTGATGCCTGAGAAAAGGCAGTTCAAGGATGGGGAGTCTTTCTACTCGAACCTTTTCCACGAGATGGGACACTCCACGGGTGCGGAGGGACAGTTAGACCGCATCAAGCCCGCTACCTTCGGCTCGGCAGAGTATGCACGCGAGGAACTGGTGGCAGAACTGACGGCTGCGCTGACCGCTCAGCGGTATGGCATGACAAAGCATCTGAAAGGAGATTCGGCTGCCTATTTGAAGTCTTGGCTGGATTCGCTGAAGGAGTCGCCGCAGTTCATCAAGACCACGCTACTCGATGTGAAAAAAGCTACCTCAATGCTCACGCAGCATATCGACAAGATTGCTATGGAGATAGACCAGGAGAAAAAGGCTGAGCAGGAAAACGGGCAAGGGAAAAGTTATCTATCCATAGATGACGGCGACCATGCAGTCTTGGCATATAATGGTTCTGCTGTATATATCCAGCATCATGAGAAGGAGGACTCTGTAAAGATTGCTGTGCCGACGAGTAACGGTCTGGAAGTGAAACTCTCTGTTCCTTACGACCACGGCAAAGACCTTGACACCAATTATCAGGAGGCTTTTGCCCAGTACAAAAGCCTGACAGAGCCTTCACAATCGAAAGAAAACGTCTATTATGCCTCCATCGCCTATCTCCAATCAACGGATGACACATCGGAACTGGATAAGCTAAAGGAGAAAGGTGACTATCAAGGACTGCTGACGCTTGCCAAGGAATACTATGACGGGAACGGCATGGACGAGGAGCAGACCTACAGGAAGCCGTGCCAGAACAGAGGCGATGACCTGCTAATAGAGGACAAGGACTTTGCAGTGGTCTATAACGGGAGTGTCGGCGGTACGTATGAGGTGTTCCTGAAGCATACGGAGCAAGAAGTGCGTGACCATATCACTCGCTATGGCATAGGACGTGCCAGTGAGGACGTGAAGGCTGTGGCGAGGGAGATGACCGCCGAAGAGTTTTCGGAATTGGCGCAGCGAAAAATGCCGATATTCCAAATGCCGAATGGTGGTTTGCTGAACCTGCAATATAACAAGGATAAGGATAGCCTGGATGTGGGGACTGTGACCAATGCAGGACTCTCTGTGAAGCATACCTTCCCTTTCAGCCACAACCATTCTATGGACGCAAACATCAGCTCTGCGTATGAGCAACTGCTTGACATGGAGGAGTACCAGAAGGAAGAGGTACAAGAGGAGCACGTTGCCAAGTCCGCTTTCCGAAGATGA
- a CDS encoding glucosaminidase domain-containing protein, with the protein MGKNAAYAAQYAEEAKEQMRMYGIPASVILAQAILESSNGQSQLSRECNNHFGIKATASWLKNGGEYGVYTDDRPNEKFCKYKSVGDSYEHHSQFLKQNKRYAQCFTLSPDDYKGWTKGIERAGYATGGGYAASLQRIIEANGLDKYDSEVMAEMRAEGRSFGVENNPRREMPAAHVPQSAGYSFPVEREEFLFITSPFGNRQDPMDATKQQMHKGIDIKTNHEAVLATENGGKVVAVNHNANTAGGKSVTVEYSREDGSKVQCSYLHLSDIAVKVGDVVNASQKLGVSGNTGTRTTGEHLHFGVKSVSADGSKRDMDPAAYLAEIGQKGNIKLQALHNGNDLLAKYKSNAPQEQKVSSEDWMKKILSSEDSGVGISGTNDPILDMAMTTFMSLMMLAAQIDSNDEERQKGLISAMAANRLVDLTSLVPGMRQCTITVGENGKTVLHAESGTVKIDRELTSSEMNRLSLILGNANLSEESKRTKIAGMVTGIVATQQASQNFEQGMEAESQQQNLQRK; encoded by the coding sequence ATGGGAAAGAACGCAGCGTATGCCGCACAATATGCGGAGGAAGCCAAAGAACAGATGCGGATGTATGGGATTCCTGCCTCCGTCATCTTGGCGCAAGCCATACTGGAGAGCAGCAACGGACAGAGCCAACTGTCGCGCGAATGCAACAACCACTTTGGCATCAAGGCTACGGCATCGTGGTTGAAGAATGGCGGAGAGTATGGAGTCTATACGGATGATAGGCCCAACGAGAAATTCTGTAAGTACAAAAGCGTGGGTGACAGTTATGAGCATCACTCGCAGTTCCTGAAGCAGAACAAGCGTTATGCGCAGTGCTTCACGCTGTCGCCTGACGACTACAAGGGATGGACGAAGGGCATTGAGCGTGCCGGCTATGCCACGGGCGGCGGTTATGCTGCAAGTCTGCAGCGCATCATTGAAGCCAACGGACTGGACAAGTATGACAGTGAGGTGATGGCTGAGATGCGGGCAGAAGGTCGGTCGTTCGGGGTGGAGAATAATCCTCGTAGAGAAATGCCTGCTGCCCATGTACCGCAGTCTGCCGGGTATTCCTTTCCTGTGGAGCGAGAGGAGTTTCTCTTCATCACCTCGCCTTTCGGCAATCGCCAGGATCCGATGGATGCCACCAAGCAGCAGATGCACAAGGGCATTGACATCAAGACGAACCATGAGGCGGTGTTGGCCACGGAGAACGGCGGCAAGGTGGTGGCGGTGAACCATAATGCGAACACGGCAGGAGGGAAATCCGTCACCGTGGAATACAGCCGTGAGGATGGCAGCAAGGTGCAATGCTCCTACCTGCATCTGTCTGACATAGCAGTAAAGGTAGGTGACGTGGTTAATGCCAGTCAGAAGTTGGGGGTGTCGGGAAATACCGGCACCAGAACCACTGGCGAGCATCTGCATTTCGGAGTGAAGAGTGTATCGGCTGACGGCTCAAAAAGGGATATGGATCCAGCCGCTTATCTGGCAGAAATCGGACAGAAAGGCAACATCAAGCTACAGGCCCTGCATAACGGCAATGACCTGTTGGCAAAATACAAGAGCAATGCGCCACAGGAGCAGAAGGTTTCGTCGGAGGACTGGATGAAGAAAATCCTTTCCTCGGAGGACAGCGGCGTGGGCATTTCGGGAACGAATGACCCTATACTCGACATGGCGATGACCACCTTCATGTCGCTGATGATGTTGGCAGCGCAGATTGACAGCAATGATGAGGAACGACAAAAAGGACTTATCTCTGCCATGGCAGCCAACCGGCTCGTAGATTTGACCTCGCTTGTTCCAGGCATGAGGCAATGCACCATTACTGTGGGTGAGAACGGCAAGACTGTGCTTCATGCAGAGAGCGGTACGGTGAAGATTGACCGTGAACTGACCTCCTCGGAGATGAACCGCCTGTCGCTCATTTTGGGCAATGCCAATCTGTCGGAAGAAAGCAAACGGACGAAGATTGCGGGAATGGTGACAGGCATCGTGGCGACACAGCAGGCTTCGCAGAACTTCGAGCAAGGGATGGAGGCTGAGAGTCAACAACAAAATCTGCAAAGGAAATGA
- a CDS encoding ATP-binding protein, whose product MIVNRYRYIEQLSRSKNNGLIKIITGLRRSGKSFLLKKLFHQHLLDEGVREDHILVIDMESRKNREFKNPDYLLDWVEKMMIDYETYYIIIDEVQEVEDFVEVLSSLSVTEGADVYVTGSNSRFLSSDLVTEFRGRGDEIHVWPLSFKEFMTVYDGSKEDGWAEYRLYGGLPQLLTQVGDEKKADFLRRLYRTVYLRDIYERNNIELRPEFEELSKTVASSIGAPVNALNIANTFKSVSNVQSITDKTVSAYLEYMQDAFLIEKSERFDIKGRKYIGSLSKYYYQDVGLRNAILSFRQSEPTHIMENVIYNEMRMRGWLVDVGNVYHRVRNTEGKQQRVTLEVDFVCNKGSERIYIQSAWRMPDAEKMEQEKRSLRLVDDSFRKLLIVGEHTKQWSDENGIQIMSIYDFLLDWSSTEKHG is encoded by the coding sequence ATGATAGTAAACAGATATAGATACATAGAACAGTTGAGCCGTTCAAAGAACAACGGGCTCATAAAGATAATCACAGGATTGCGACGTTCAGGCAAGTCGTTCCTTCTGAAGAAACTCTTTCATCAGCATCTATTGGATGAGGGCGTGAGAGAAGACCATATTCTCGTCATCGACATGGAGAGTAGGAAGAACAGAGAGTTCAAGAACCCGGACTACCTGTTGGACTGGGTGGAAAAGATGATGATTGACTATGAGACTTATTATATCATCATCGACGAGGTGCAGGAGGTGGAAGACTTTGTAGAGGTGCTCTCTTCCTTGTCAGTTACCGAAGGGGCGGATGTGTATGTCACAGGCTCCAACTCGCGTTTCCTGTCCTCTGACCTGGTGACGGAATTCCGAGGCAGAGGTGACGAGATACATGTGTGGCCACTATCCTTCAAGGAGTTCATGACGGTGTATGATGGTTCGAAAGAAGACGGTTGGGCTGAATACAGACTGTACGGAGGTTTGCCGCAACTACTTACACAGGTTGGGGATGAGAAGAAGGCTGATTTCCTGCGTCGCCTTTATCGCACGGTATATCTACGTGACATCTACGAGCGGAACAACATAGAACTGAGACCTGAATTTGAAGAATTGTCGAAGACCGTAGCATCCAGTATAGGAGCACCTGTCAATGCACTGAATATAGCCAATACGTTCAAGTCCGTAAGCAATGTGCAGAGCATAACCGACAAGACAGTGTCGGCTTATCTGGAATATATGCAGGATGCTTTCCTTATCGAAAAATCCGAAAGGTTCGACATCAAAGGACGGAAATACATAGGTTCGTTGTCCAAGTATTATTACCAGGACGTAGGTCTGAGGAATGCTATTCTGTCGTTCCGTCAGAGCGAGCCGACACATATCATGGAGAACGTCATCTACAATGAGATGCGTATGCGAGGATGGCTCGTGGATGTGGGTAACGTCTATCATCGAGTGAGGAATACGGAAGGAAAGCAGCAGAGGGTGACATTGGAAGTGGATTTTGTCTGCAACAAAGGGAGCGAGCGGATCTACATCCAGTCGGCGTGGCGTATGCCCGATGCAGAAAAGATGGAACAGGAGAAACGGTCGTTGCGTCTTGTAGATGACTCTTTCCGCAAACTGCTGATCGTGGGAGAACATACCAAGCAGTGGAGCGACGAAAACGGCATACAGATAATGAGTATATATGACTTCCTGCTTGACTGGTCAAGTACTGAGAAACACGGATAA
- a CDS encoding DUF2958 domain-containing protein: MASRLITPVLEEILKSYPLYSQDGKGKDAVCVAIFFIGHVRWFVLEGQPEGNDTTLFTIVCGLHETEYGYTSVNEMESVKVDGSKYGVDEIFQVEQLDGFKPVKLKSIPDEDLQAFLHNME, translated from the coding sequence ATGGCAAGCAGATTGATTACACCCGTATTGGAGGAGATACTGAAATCCTATCCTCTGTATTCACAGGACGGCAAAGGCAAGGATGCCGTTTGTGTGGCAATATTCTTCATCGGACACGTCCGTTGGTTCGTACTTGAAGGACAGCCGGAAGGTAACGACACCACGTTGTTCACCATCGTATGCGGTCTGCATGAAACGGAGTATGGCTATACCTCCGTCAATGAAATGGAGAGCGTAAAGGTGGATGGCTCCAAATATGGAGTGGACGAGATATTTCAAGTGGAGCAGTTGGACGGCTTCAAGCCGGTGAAACTGAAGAGCATTCCAGACGAGGATTTACAAGCATTCCTTCATAATATGGAATGA
- a CDS encoding OmpA family protein has protein sequence MRKILILSLGFALSLGAQAKDYHRTADTTTVVCRLSADGMLRPLKPSYMKGALVASPWTDNWFVQAAGGTTVFLGKPLGCNDLFGRMKPAFSVSIGKWFTPSVGGRLNYGGMQFNDCNNSSQDYQYLRADFMWNVLGNLYKDDVHTLARWSVIPYVGVGMLHNKVNAHKPFAISYGIQGQYHLSPRIAVTAEIGNMTTMQDFDGYGKAHRLGDHLLSASLGLSVRIGKTGWKRVIDARPYIAQNEWLSAYASSLSDSNSRYHAQHDRDCQTLEQLRKILAIEGLLDKYGHLFSDDAASSVTNGYPRNDYSGLNSLRARMRDKYGNGQKTKVMESASCTEEYGNAEGEPEDDYLSLIHSGKACIGAPIYFFFELGTDRLLNRSQLVNLDEVARIAKKYGLKVKVIGAADSATGSEAINDNLSRSRARFIAEELMKRGMENGTISQIFDGGIDDYSPNEANRHTRILLYL, from the coding sequence ATGAGAAAAATACTTATTCTATCCCTTGGCTTCGCCCTTTCATTGGGTGCGCAAGCCAAAGACTATCACCGCACGGCGGACACCACCACCGTTGTATGCAGACTTTCGGCAGACGGTATGCTTCGTCCGCTTAAACCTTCCTACATGAAAGGGGCATTGGTAGCTTCGCCATGGACGGACAACTGGTTTGTCCAAGCGGCAGGAGGAACTACGGTCTTCCTCGGCAAACCGCTCGGATGCAACGACCTATTCGGTCGCATGAAACCGGCATTCTCCGTGTCGATCGGCAAATGGTTCACACCTTCCGTCGGCGGTCGTCTGAACTATGGCGGTATGCAGTTCAACGACTGCAACAACTCCTCGCAGGACTACCAGTACCTGCGTGCTGATTTCATGTGGAATGTCCTCGGCAACCTCTACAAGGACGATGTACACACTCTTGCCAGATGGAGTGTCATTCCATACGTGGGCGTGGGTATGCTGCACAACAAGGTGAATGCCCACAAGCCCTTTGCCATTTCCTACGGCATACAGGGGCAGTATCATCTCTCCCCACGCATTGCTGTTACGGCAGAGATAGGCAACATGACCACCATGCAGGATTTTGACGGCTATGGCAAGGCACACCGCCTTGGCGACCATCTGCTGTCCGCATCCCTCGGCCTCTCTGTCCGCATCGGCAAGACTGGCTGGAAGCGAGTGATAGACGCTCGCCCGTACATCGCACAGAACGAATGGCTTTCGGCATACGCCTCATCCCTTTCTGACAGCAACAGCCGCTATCACGCCCAGCACGATCGAGATTGTCAGACTCTGGAGCAGCTGCGCAAGATTCTTGCCATCGAGGGACTTCTGGACAAGTACGGCCACCTCTTTTCTGACGATGCCGCTTCTTCCGTCACAAATGGCTATCCTCGAAACGACTACAGCGGTCTCAACTCGCTGCGTGCAAGAATGAGAGACAAGTATGGTAATGGTCAAAAGACAAAGGTCATGGAGTCCGCCTCTTGTACAGAAGAATATGGCAATGCTGAAGGTGAGCCGGAAGACGATTACCTATCGCTCATCCACTCAGGAAAGGCTTGCATAGGTGCGCCCATCTATTTCTTCTTTGAACTTGGCACTGACAGGTTGCTCAACAGGTCACAGCTCGTCAATCTCGACGAAGTAGCACGCATCGCCAAGAAATATGGCTTGAAAGTTAAGGTCATCGGCGCTGCCGACAGTGCCACAGGCAGTGAAGCCATCAATGATAACCTCAGCCGTTCCCGTGCCAGATTCATTGCAGAGGAACTGATGAAACGTGGTATGGAAAATGGCACCATCTCTCAGATTTTCGATGGCGGCATTGACGATTACTCGCCCAATGAGGCGAACCGCCATACCAGAATCCTGCTGTATCTATAG
- a CDS encoding M23 family metallopeptidase yields MRYTEEMILRSSSGYCMPFEEPIKQDVQMSLGYGEQKNPVTGETFFHHGIDFSVNHYLLSAVATGTVSAIGSDAEHGIYQTIRYGKYEVTYRHLSNVFANFSQSVKAGQTIAISGDLLHMEVRFDGEEINPLEFLTMLYGNIKALEHNSQMGINELDMNIPSPYDTDRQEIEALMLRFLPSYFEDLQQGAYSLPEHTEQSLRNIFSLGASKHYFYETMPSMANPLGIGNRCMPLATKVQNLLIADFLNYLAMRHQVYLSTMDEVLKKNSKSKP; encoded by the coding sequence ATGAGATATACAGAAGAAATGATACTGCGCTCATCGAGCGGCTACTGTATGCCGTTTGAGGAGCCTATAAAGCAGGACGTGCAGATGTCCTTGGGTTACGGAGAGCAGAAAAATCCCGTGACGGGAGAAACATTCTTCCATCACGGCATAGACTTCTCAGTGAACCATTACCTGCTGTCGGCGGTGGCAACGGGAACCGTCTCTGCCATTGGGTCGGACGCGGAGCATGGCATCTACCAGACCATCCGCTACGGCAAATACGAAGTGACTTACAGGCATCTCTCCAATGTCTTCGCCAACTTCTCCCAAAGCGTCAAGGCCGGTCAGACCATCGCCATCAGTGGCGACCTGCTGCACATGGAGGTGAGGTTTGACGGAGAGGAAATCAATCCGTTGGAGTTCCTCACCATGCTCTACGGCAATATCAAGGCATTGGAGCACAATTCCCAAATGGGCATCAATGAACTGGACATGAACATCCCTTCACCCTACGACACCGACCGTCAGGAGATAGAGGCATTGATGCTCCGCTTCCTTCCCTCCTACTTCGAGGACCTTCAACAAGGAGCATACTCTCTGCCCGAACATACGGAGCAGTCGTTGAGAAACATCTTCTCGTTGGGAGCGAGCAAGCATTATTTCTACGAGACCATGCCGAGCATGGCTAATCCCTTGGGCATCGGCAACCGCTGTATGCCTTTGGCGACTAAGGTGCAGAACCTGCTCATTGCCGACTTTCTCAACTATCTTGCCATGCGACATCAGGTATATCTCTCCACGATGGACGAGGTGTTAAAAAAAAACTCCAAGAGCAAGCCCTGA